A window of Maioricimonas rarisocia genomic DNA:
CAGCCCGATTCAGGTCCTTGACGACGTGGCCGCCCATAGCCCGGGCCATCGCCTGAAACCCCCAGCATGAGGCAAACGTCGGCTTGCGTTCCGCATGCAGAACGCGGAGCGAGTCGAGTGCCTGATCGAGCCACGGGCCCTGGTCCGTCACCGAATAGTGTCCGCTTCCTCCGAGCAGCACGACGTCGATGTCCCGCAGATGCTCCGGAGTCAGCGGTCCGCCGAGCAGATCGAAGACTTCAATCTGCCCCACCTCCGCCCGCAGCACGCGTGCGAAGCAGGTCACTTCATGTTCCCGCATGGGGTCGTCGGGATTGCGGACCTGCAGCAGCAGATAGCGGAGTCCAGGGGGCATCGTCAAATCGGTCACGGGGCATTCCGACGAGGGCGTGCAGAAGTCTCGGCTGGTCGTTCCAGTCTCTCCCCTCACGGGACGCCCGACAAGTGTGTTGCCGGCGATGCCCTCAGAAGACGGACAGCATCAGCAGCTGGGCCGCCCGGGTGAGCCATTTCCGTTCTGCGGCCGAAATGTCCCCGCGCCGAACGATGTAGTCGGTCTTGGAGTGCACCTGCGAGACAAAGAAACGCTGCATCCCCCCCAGCTGGATTTCCGGCCCCTTGTCCGCCTCGAGCAGCAAAGAGGTAATCCGATTCAGGGTCCGGGCTTCCTCGACGTCGGCAACTTGAGGCTCCGTCCATTTCGGCGGCTCGTCGGTATTCGCGACGGCCGTCGTCAGGTCGGCAATAAAGGTCGACACTCGGGCGACCTTCGGGTAGTCGATCCGCTCGGGGGTGTCCTGAGGAGTGTGATAGTCGGGGTGCTCTCCCGTCGAGAAGAACAGGAACGGCACTTCCCGGTCGCGAAACGGACCGTAGTCGCTGCGCGTGCCGATCAGATCGATCCCCAGGCGGGCGATACTCAACTGGTCCGGCACCGAAGTCGAGTCGAGCAATTCACGGACTTCGGTCGAATGCTCGCTTCCCAGTACGAAGACCAGCGGGAGTGGCAGATCCCCCAGCGACCGGCCAATCATGTCGGCGGTAATGAACAGTTTGACCTGTTCCAGCGGCCAGGGAGGATGGGCGGCAAACCACCGCGAGCCCCACAGCATTCGTTCTTCGAGATCGAAACCCACAAACGCAATGCTGCGACGGGGTTTCTCTTCCAGACTCGCAAACCGGCGGGCGGTCTCCAGCAGCATCGACACGCCGCTGGCGTTGTCGTCGGCTCCGGCGTAGGTCTGCCCTTCCCGGACCCCCAGGTGGTCGAAATGGGCGCTGATGATGATGACTTCGTCTTTCAGCTCCGGGTCACTCCCCGGCAACAATGCTCCCACATTGCGGCCGATGACCCGCGTTTGTTTACCGGCCTCGGTGGCGCCGGGAATTGGCTGCAGGAACTCGCCGTCAAACAGCGGCTGCAGACCGACCGCCTTGAAGTGCGCGGCCATGTAGCGGGCCGTCCGCAGCGCATCGAGGCCGCTTCGCCCACGAAAGTCGGGTCCGGCCAGCAATTCGATGTGCGGCCGGACATCCTCTGCGGTGATCGCCGCCGGGCCTCCAGCAGCAACGGGATCGGCTGCATGCAGGCTGACCAGCGGGGACAGCAGCAGCAGGAAAGCGAGGTGAAGTGCGAAACGTCCGCTCATCGGGCAGCTCCTTTGCCGGATCGGGCAACATCCCTGAAACGCTCGGTCAGATCGGGAAGCCGGCTGTGTCGCGGGTGCCGGTCACACGGATTCTGCCGAAAAAACCTGTCGTAATGGGCCCCGAGATCCGATTTTTTCATGTGTGCGAGTCGCGAATCAGACACGGAGACTGAGCGGTCGCCGCGCACCGCTTCGGCTGATGCTGCAGAGGCGGACCCAACTCAAGGAGTGAGAACTCATGATCAAACGAGCCGCGCTGACGGGAGTGTTCCTGTTGACGGCGATCGTGACCGGTCTGACGATTTCGCCCAGTCAGGCAGAAGCGACGCAGCCGGGCCAGCCAAACAACTGGCAGCGATTCTACTACTACCCGTACGTGTACTACCCGCAGAATTTCCGGCAGTACCCGGACAGCTACAATCATATGTATTACCGCTATCCGACTGAACGTCGGATTCCAGTCTACAACAAGGACTGGCACAACTTCTATCCGAGTGAGCGTCCGTACCACTCCGGACACCACTTCATTCTTGACGTGTTCTGATTTCCGGGGGCGATCCTGGCAGCTGAACAGCCCGCTTCCCTCACAGGAAGTGGGCTGTTTGCTTGCGCGCGAGCCAGTGAGGACGGCTCAGGTGACCGGCGGTCCGGGGGAGTTGTGATTTGCCGTTTCTGCGGTACACTGCTGGATTCTTCGCTTTCCGGTCCGCCTCGAGCTGCGGGCCGGTTTCCGTTTGGGAGCCCCAGCAAAGATGACCTCTCCCGCCATGTCCCCCGAACCTTCGCAGAATCCGCAGGGCGACCTTGTCGCCGATCCGCGTCAGGAAGAAGTCATTCTCGTCCTCGACTTCGGATCCCAGACCGCCCAGTTGATCGCCCGCCGCGTCCGGGACGAAAACGTCTTCTGCCAACTCGTCCGCCACGATCTGCCGATCGAGCGGATTCGCGAGATCAACCCCCGCGGTCTGATCCTTTCCGGCGGTCCAGCCAGTGTTTACGCCGACGGGGCCCCCCATCCGGATCCGGCCCTGTTCGATCTGGACATTCCGATCCTGGGAATCTGCTACGGGATGCAGGAAGTCTGCCGGGCCCAGGGGAGCGAAGTCTCCCCCAGCCTCTCGCGGGAGTTCGGACACACGATCTGCAGCGTCCAGAAGCAGGACCCGCTGTTCGAAGGGGTGCCGCCGGAATTCACCGCCTGGATGAGCCACGGCGACCAGGTGAAAAACCTCAGCGAGCACTTCACGGCACTGGCCGCCACCGACAGCTGCCCGACGACTGCAATCCGGCACCACACCCGGCCGATCTACGGGCTGCAGTTCCACCCCGAGGTGACGCACACGCAGTTCGGATCCACGCTGCTGTCGAACTTTGTCCACAAGATCTGCGGCTGCCAGGGAACCTGGCGGATCGCTTCGCTGATCGAGCGGCAGGTCGAAGCGGTTCGCGAGCTGGTCGGCAGGAACCGGGTCATCTGCGGACTCTCGGGCGGCGTCGACTCCTCGGTCACAGCAGCACTGCTCGCGAAAGCGTTCGGCACGCAGCTCTCCTGCATCTTTGTCGACAACGGTCTGC
This region includes:
- a CDS encoding M28 family metallopeptidase; this encodes MSGRFALHLAFLLLLSPLVSLHAADPVAAGGPAAITAEDVRPHIELLAGPDFRGRSGLDALRTARYMAAHFKAVGLQPLFDGEFLQPIPGATEAGKQTRVIGRNVGALLPGSDPELKDEVIIISAHFDHLGVREGQTYAGADDNASGVSMLLETARRFASLEEKPRRSIAFVGFDLEERMLWGSRWFAAHPPWPLEQVKLFITADMIGRSLGDLPLPLVFVLGSEHSTEVRELLDSTSVPDQLSIARLGIDLIGTRSDYGPFRDREVPFLFFSTGEHPDYHTPQDTPERIDYPKVARVSTFIADLTTAVANTDEPPKWTEPQVADVEEARTLNRITSLLLEADKGPEIQLGGMQRFFVSQVHSKTDYIVRRGDISAAERKWLTRAAQLLMLSVF
- the guaA gene encoding glutamine-hydrolyzing GMP synthase — translated: MTSPAMSPEPSQNPQGDLVADPRQEEVILVLDFGSQTAQLIARRVRDENVFCQLVRHDLPIERIREINPRGLILSGGPASVYADGAPHPDPALFDLDIPILGICYGMQEVCRAQGSEVSPSLSREFGHTICSVQKQDPLFEGVPPEFTAWMSHGDQVKNLSEHFTALAATDSCPTTAIRHHTRPIYGLQFHPEVTHTQFGSTLLSNFVHKICGCQGTWRIASLIERQVEAVRELVGRNRVICGLSGGVDSSVTAALLAKAFGTQLSCIFVDNGLLRKGERDNVEEEFTGHFKTDLHVVDARQRFLDALSGVSDPQEKRKIIGRVFIEVFQEEAASIPDAHFLAQGTLYPDVIESGANPDGPAATIKFHHNVGGLPERLGFELIEPLRDLFKDEVRKMGAELGLPDKLIWRHPFPGPGLAVRCLGEITEPRLDTLREADAILIEELHKADLYRDVQQAFAVLLPLQTVGVMGDARTYEDVIAIRSVNTEDFMTADWSRLPYDFLQRVSTRIINSVRGVNRVVYDISSKPPSTIEWE